The following are encoded in a window of Sinorhizobium sojae CCBAU 05684 genomic DNA:
- the nspC gene encoding carboxynorspermidine decarboxylase, whose amino-acid sequence MQLTTPYYLIDKSRLIRNMEKIARLRDTSGAKALLALKCFATWSVFDLMRDYMDGTTSSSLNEVRLGHERFGGETHAYSVAYADYEIDEVVSHADKIIFNSIGQLERFADRASGIARGLRLNPQISSSSFDLADPARPFSRLGEWDLAKVERVMDRISGFMIHNNCENADFDLFDRMLGVIEERFAPLLKKAEWVSLGGGIHFTGEDYPVDRFAERLKRFAGDYGVQVYLEPGEASITKSTTLEVTVLDTLHNGKHLAIVDSSIEAHMLDLLIYRESAKLKPNKGPHRYMVCGKSCLAGDIFGEFDFEKELKVGDRISIEDAAGYTMVKKNWFNGVKMPAIAIRELDGSIKTVREFTYADYEQSLS is encoded by the coding sequence ATGCAACTGACGACACCCTATTACCTGATCGACAAGTCCAGGCTCATCCGCAACATGGAGAAGATCGCGCGGCTGCGCGATACATCCGGCGCCAAGGCGCTCCTGGCGCTGAAATGCTTCGCCACCTGGTCGGTCTTCGACCTGATGCGCGACTACATGGACGGCACCACCTCCTCCTCGCTCAACGAGGTCCGTCTCGGGCATGAGCGGTTCGGCGGCGAGACGCATGCCTATTCGGTCGCCTATGCGGATTACGAGATCGACGAGGTCGTCAGCCACGCCGACAAGATCATCTTCAACTCGATCGGGCAGTTGGAGCGTTTCGCCGACAGGGCCTCCGGCATCGCCCGCGGCCTGCGCCTCAATCCGCAGATCAGTTCCTCGAGCTTCGATCTCGCCGATCCCGCCCGGCCCTTCTCCCGCCTCGGCGAATGGGACCTCGCCAAGGTCGAGCGGGTGATGGACCGGATTTCCGGCTTCATGATCCATAACAATTGCGAGAATGCCGATTTCGACCTCTTCGACCGCATGCTCGGCGTGATCGAGGAGCGGTTCGCGCCGCTTCTAAAGAAGGCCGAATGGGTGAGCCTTGGCGGCGGCATCCATTTCACCGGCGAGGACTATCCGGTCGATCGCTTCGCCGAGCGGCTGAAGCGCTTTGCCGGCGACTATGGCGTCCAGGTCTATCTGGAACCGGGCGAGGCGTCGATCACCAAATCGACGACGCTCGAGGTGACGGTGCTCGACACGCTTCATAACGGCAAACACCTTGCGATCGTCGACTCCTCGATCGAGGCGCACATGCTCGATCTGCTGATCTATCGCGAGAGCGCCAAGCTTAAGCCAAATAAGGGCCCGCACCGCTACATGGTCTGCGGCAAGTCCTGCCTTGCCGGCGATATCTTCGGCGAGTTCGATTTCGAGAAGGAATTGAAGGTCGGCGACCGCATCTCGATCGAGGATGCGGCCGGATACACGATGGTCAAGAAGAACTGGTTCAACGGCGTGAAGATGCCGGCGATCGCCATCAGGGAACTCGATGGCAGCATCAAAACCGTCCGCGAATTCACCTACGCGGACTACGAACAGAGCCTCTCCTGA
- a CDS encoding saccharopine dehydrogenase family protein, producing MKKNVLIIGAGGVAQVAAHKCAQNNDVLGDIHIASRTKAKCDRIIESVHEKKALKRPGVLEAHALDALDIEATKALIRKTGAEIVINVGTAFLNMSVLRACIDTGAAYIDTAIHEEPGKICETPPWYGNYEWKRAAECEEKGITAILGAGFDPGVVNAYARLAKDEYLDKVTDVDIVDINAGSHGKYFATNFDPEINFREFTGVVYSWQNNEWQVNRMFEIGKEYDLPVVGKRKAYLCGHDEVHSLAKNMDGADVRFWMGFSDHYINVFTVLKNIGLLSEQPVTTAEGQEVVPLKVVKACLPDPASLAPDYEGKTCIGDYVKGIKGGKERTVFIYNVADHRQAYNEVGSQGISYTAGVPPVAAAMLIATGEWDVKKMANVEELPPRPFIDILNRIGLPTRIQDENGDRAVSFEMAAA from the coding sequence ATGAAGAAGAACGTGCTCATCATCGGCGCCGGCGGCGTCGCACAGGTGGCGGCGCATAAATGCGCCCAGAACAACGACGTGCTCGGCGACATCCATATCGCTTCGCGCACCAAGGCGAAGTGCGACAGGATCATCGAGTCGGTCCATGAGAAGAAGGCGTTGAAACGGCCTGGCGTTCTCGAGGCCCATGCGCTCGACGCGCTCGACATCGAAGCGACGAAGGCGCTGATCAGAAAGACCGGCGCAGAGATCGTCATCAATGTCGGCACCGCCTTCCTCAACATGTCGGTGCTCCGCGCCTGCATCGACACAGGTGCGGCCTATATCGACACCGCCATCCATGAAGAGCCCGGCAAGATCTGCGAGACGCCGCCGTGGTACGGCAATTACGAATGGAAGCGCGCCGCCGAATGCGAGGAAAAGGGCATCACCGCCATTCTCGGCGCCGGCTTCGATCCGGGTGTCGTCAACGCCTATGCGCGGCTCGCCAAGGACGAGTATCTCGACAAGGTGACGGATGTCGACATCGTCGACATCAATGCCGGCAGCCACGGCAAGTACTTCGCCACCAATTTCGATCCGGAGATCAATTTCCGCGAGTTCACCGGCGTCGTCTATTCCTGGCAGAACAATGAGTGGCAGGTGAACAGGATGTTCGAGATCGGCAAGGAATACGACCTGCCGGTGGTCGGCAAGCGGAAGGCCTATCTCTGCGGCCATGACGAGGTGCACTCGCTCGCGAAAAACATGGACGGCGCCGACGTGCGCTTCTGGATGGGTTTCTCCGACCATTACATCAACGTCTTCACGGTGCTGAAGAATATCGGCCTTCTCTCCGAGCAGCCGGTCACGACGGCGGAGGGCCAGGAGGTCGTGCCGCTCAAGGTCGTCAAGGCCTGCCTGCCGGATCCGGCGTCGCTGGCGCCGGACTATGAGGGCAAGACCTGCATCGGCGACTATGTGAAGGGGATCAAGGGCGGCAAGGAGCGCACCGTCTTCATCTACAATGTCGCCGATCACAGGCAAGCCTATAACGAGGTCGGCTCGCAGGGCATCTCCTACACCGCCGGCGTGCCGCCGGTCGCCGCGGCCATGCTGATCGCCACCGGCGAGTGGGACGTGAAGAAGATGGCGAATGTCGAAGAACTGCCGCCGAGGCCCTTCATCGACATCCTCAACCGCATCGGCCTGCCGACGCGCATCCAGGACGAAAACGGCGACCGCGCCGTGAGCTTCGAAATGGCCGCTGCCTGA